One region of Ictalurus punctatus breed USDA103 chromosome 6, Coco_2.0, whole genome shotgun sequence genomic DNA includes:
- the gja8a gene encoding gap junction protein alpha 8 paralog a: MGDWSFLGNILEEVNEHSTVIGRIWLTVLFIFRILILGTAAEFVWGDEQSDYVCNTKQPGCENVCYDEAFPISHIRLWVLQIIFVSTPSLVYIGHAVHHVQMLEKRKERENTELHRQQEVNSKQLPFAEDQGSVHMTKDNSTDGSKKIRLEGTLLFTYVCHIIFKTVFEVGFIVGQYFLYGFHILPLYKCSRWPCPNTVDCFVSRPTEKTIFIIFMLVVASVSILLNVVEMIHLCLKNIQSGFRQTAPAQVQTLVSSERSLPFVPFHKPKGYRQLEEDRKEGEVAHIYPLAEAGIEEVQLLCLSQEVEQKRTNAAVVPTAPPVEESVIYDETIPAFTEITKAFLELPPTEDEEICREGDEVDSSILVIPLEVVLGRRSEEECMEETQTIGDVKQGDVQQTTESLVRKTTLIDEQSDVETEPGQGGTEVVDVLEDFEVVVEDSEEVERLVKVPENVEVVVEVLDNVEEIVGVPENVEAVAEVPLNVEEVIEVPKIVEDVVKVPENSKDVVEVPENIEEVVQLPENFEAVAEVPENLEAVVEVPDNLEAVVEVPDNLEAVVEVPDNLEAVVEVPDNLEAVAEVPDNLEAVAEVPENLEAEAEVPENLEAVAEVPENLESVAEVPEHLESVAEVPENLEAVAEVPENLEAVAEVPGNIEAVGELPENVEVAEVPGNIEAVVEVPENVEDVLNVPENSKDVVEVPENIEEVVQLPENLEAVVEVPENVVEVVDVPEIFKEVVDVPENVAVVVEVLDNVEEVAEVTNKIKEVVDVQDKIEELPEKNELVVEVAEMFDSVAEVSVNANGVVEFPENIAELVDVHENTEELVEIPENHENVVDVPEKVEEHVEFPSEYPVSKELSKTEELTIEAKSSSVEEEKTVDPLWKEKPLEVIKSLGEEPVSRKIKRSDILDDAEETLNLEVIAEVPEMENSSKVESVDDVVRTKEVVDFIDAVDTGKSFRKMGNPEEVKSTGAQDSQGKTRDPGVVESLESEVRMPEIQTLEDTISGPLVPLELAAKETLEDTRPPSSLRKASGRARSDDLTI; the protein is encoded by the coding sequence ATGGGAGACTGGAGCTTCTTAGGTAATATTTTAGAAGAAGTGAACGAACATTCAACCGTAATTGGCCGTATTTGGCTTACAGTGCTCTTCATCTTCCGCATTCTTATTCTTGGCACGGCGGCAGAGTTTGTCTGGGGAGACGAGCAGTCCGATTATGTGTGTAATACAAAACAGCCTGGATGTGAGAATGTATGTTACGATGAGGCGTTCCCGATCTCCCATATCCGCCTCTGGGTGCTGCAGATTATTTTTGTGTCCACGCCTTCGTTGGTTTACATCGGCCATGCTGTCCACCATGTCCAAATGTTGGAAAAACGCAAAGAGCGTGAGAATACGGAGCTTCACCGCCAGCAAGAAGTGAACAGCAAACAACTTCCTTTTGCAGAAGACCAGGGAAGTGTTCACATGACCAAGGACAATAGCACTGATGGGAGTAAAAAAATTCGTCTTGAAGGCACTCTACTCTTCACGTATGTATGCCATATCATCTTTAAAACGGTATTTGAGGTAGGATTTATTGTGGGGCAGTACTTTCTGTATGGCTTCCACATCCTTCCACTGTATAAGTGTAGTCGCTGGCCCTGCCCTAACACGGTGGACTGTTTTGTCTCACGGCCAACTGAAAAAACCATCTTCATCATTTTTATGCTAGTTGTTGCTTCTGTCTCAATTCTCCTGAACGTTGTGGAGATGATCCATCTATGTTTGAAGAACATTCAATCTGGGTTCCGTCAGACAGCACCAGCCCAGGTTCAGACCCTTGTCTCTTCTGAGAGAAGCTTGCCGTTTGTTCCCTTTCATAAGCCAAAAGGTTACAGGCAACTTGAAGAGGATAGAAAGGAGGGCGAGGTTGCACACATCTACCCTCTAGCTGAAGCAGGTATAGAGGAAGTCCAGCTTCTTTGTCTATCTCAGGAGGTGGAGCAGAAAAGAACGAATGCGGCAGTAGTACCTACAGCGCCCCCTGTGGAGGAGTCAGTGATTTATGATGAGACAATCCCAGCCTTTACTGAGATCACCAAGGCTTTCCTTGAGCTACCACCAACCGAAGACGAGGAGATATGTAGAGAAGGGGATGAGGTGGACAGTTCCATACTTGTGATTCCCTTGGAAGTGGTACTGGGAAGGAGATCAGAAGAAGAATGCATGGAGGAGACTCAGACAATTGGTGATGTGAAACAAGGGGATGTACAGCAAACTACAGAATCCCTAGTTAGAAAAACCACATTAATAGATGAACAATCGGATGTGGAGACTGAACCAGGACAGGGTGGAACAGAGGTTGTAGACGTTCTAGAAGATTTTGAGGTAGTTGTAGAAGATTCTGAAGAGGTTGAGAGATTGGTAAAAGTACCAGAAAATGTTGAGGTGGTTGTAGAAGTACTAGACAACGTTGAAGAGATTGTAGGAGTTCCAGAAAATGTTGAAGCAGTTGCAGAAGTACCATTAAATGTTGAGGAGGTAATAGAAGTACCAAAAATTGTTGAAGATGTTGTAAAAGTTCCAGAAAATAGTAAGGATGTTGTTGAAGTACCTGAAAATATTGAGGAGGTTGTACAATTGCCAGAAAATTTTGAAGCAGTGGCAGAAGTACCAGAAAATCTTGAAGCAGTGGTAGAAGTACCAGACAATCTTGAAGCAGTGGTAGAAGTACCAGACAATCTTGAAGCAGTGGTAGAAGTACCAGACAATCTTGAAGCAGTGGTAGAAGTACCAGACAATCTTGAAGCAGTGGCAGAAGTACCAGACAATCTTGAAGCAGTGGCAGAAGTACCAGAAAATCTTGAAGCAGAGGCAGAAGTACCAGAAAATCTTGAAGCAGTGGCAGAAGTACCAGAAAATCTGGAATCAGTGGCAGAAGTACCAGAACATCTGGAATCAGTGGCAGAAGTACCAGAAAATCTTGAAGCAGTGGCAGAAGTACCAGAAAATCTTGAAGCAGTTGCAGAGGTTCCAGGAAATATTGAAGCTGTTGGAGAACTACCAGAAAATGTTGAGGTTGCAGAAGTACCAGGAAATATTGAGGCTGTTGTAGAAGTACCAGAAAATGTTGAAGATGTTCTAAACGTTCCAGAAAATAGTAAGGATGTTGTCGAAGTACCAGAAAATATTGAGGAGGTTGTACAGTTGCCAGAAAATCTTGAAGCAGTGGTAGAAGTACCAGAAAATGTTGTGGAGGTTGTAGATGTACCAGAAATATTTAAAGAGGTTGTAGACGTACCAGAAAATGTTGCGGTGGTTGTAGAAGTACTAGATAATGTGGAAGAGGTCGCAGAAGTAACAAACAAAATTAAGGAGGTTGTAGATGTTCAAGACAAAATTGAGGAACTACCAGAAAAGAATGAACTGGTGGTAGAAGTTGCAGAAATGTTTGACAGCGTTGCAGAGGTTTCAGTAAATGCTAACGGTGTTGTAGAATTTCCAGAAAACATTGCGGAGCTTGTCGATGTTCATGAAAACACCGAGGAGCTTGTAGAAATTCCAGAAAATCATGAAAATGTGGTAGATGTTCCAGAAAAGGTTGAGGAGCATGTGGAATTTCCATCAGAATATCCAGTGAGTAAAGAACTGTCCAAGACAGAAGAGCTTACAATAGAAGCTAAGAGCTCCTCTGTAGAAGAAGAGAAAACTGTAGACCCCTTATGGAAGGAGAAACCTTTAGAGGTGATTAAATCTTTAGGAGAGGAGCCTGTATCTAGGAAAATCAAGAGGTCAGATATACTAGATGATGCAGAGGAGACACTCAATTTAGAGGTAATTGCAGAGGTACCCGAAATGGAAAATTCATCTAAGGTGGAGTCAGTAGACGATGTCGTCAGAACAAAGGAAGTAGTAGACTTTATTGATGCTGTGGACACAGGGAAGTCATTCAGAAAGATGGGCAATCCTGAGGAGGTTAAGAGCACTGGAGCCCAAGATAGTCAAGGGAAAACTAGAGATCCTGGAGTAGTAGAGAGTTTAGAATCGGAGGTTAGGATGCCAGAGATACAGACACTCGAAGACACGATTTCAGGCCCTCTCGTACCTCTGGAATTAGCGGCAAAGGAGACCTTGGAAGATACAAGACCGCCGAGCAGTCTTAGAAAAGCCAGCGGTAGAGCAAGGTCAGATGATCTTACAATATAA